One part of the Humulus lupulus chromosome 9, drHumLupu1.1, whole genome shotgun sequence genome encodes these proteins:
- the LOC133800179 gene encoding acetyl-CoA acetyltransferase-like has protein sequence MGDEDWWRQRSGLILSQPDCRGGDRDGEGKRLFVQCFFHSGLEAMEMKWKKMEEEEEYEEQRKKARRVSETTGTFFFSLLSRSILAETAHEGNESDEGEYEEGPAEIICWVSGVLDPEGSASGDVLTSVKREGHWDKMDSDQTASSNLALSSWHGCCLPCCSRIFAFLVLVSGEKALQLGLQVIAKIKGYADSAQAPEFFTTAPALVITKAISNAGLDASQIDYYEINAAFSESLNVHGGAVSLGHPLGCSGACILVTLLGVIYKLPFPCNAFLV, from the exons ATGGGGGATGAGGACTGGTGGCGGCAGCGTTCAGGGCTCATTCTCTCCCAACCAGATTGCAGAGGTGGAGACAGAGACGGAGAGGGAAAGAGACTCTTCGTCCAGTGTTTCTTTCATTCAGGGCTTGAGGCCATGGAGATGAAATGGAAGaagatggaagaagaagaagaatatgaggAACAACGAAAGAAGGCACGAAGAGTCTCGGAAACAACAGgtactttcttcttttctttactttctcGGAGTATTTTG GCTGAGACTGCACATGAGGGTAATGAGAGTGATGAAGGGGAATACGAAGAAGGGCCTGCTGAAATTATCTG TTGGGTAAGCGGGGTCTTGGATCCAGAAGGCAGTGCATCTGGAGATGTTCTTACATCAGTTAAAAG GGAAGGGCATTGGGATAAAATG GATTCTGATCAGACCGCATCCAGCAATTTGGCGCTTAGTTCATGGCATGGCTGTTGTTTACCTTGTTGCTCTCGCATTTTTGCTTTTTTAG TCCTAGTGAGTGGAGAGAAGGCACTTCAACTTGGATTGCAAGTAATTGCAAAGATTAAGGGCTATGCTGATTCAGCTCAG GCACCTGAATTCTTTACAACTGCTCCAGCCCTTGTGATAACAAAAGCTATTTCAAATGCTGGTTTAGATGCTTCTCAGATTGATTACTATGAAATAAATGCAGCGTTTTCT GAAAGCCTTAACGTACATGGTGGGGCTGTATCATTGGGACACCCATTAGGATGCAGTGGAGCTTGTATCTTGGTCACTTTGTTAGGGGTAATCTATAAGCTTCCCTTCCCTTGCAATGCATTCCTAGTTTGA